The proteins below are encoded in one region of Sulfitobacter sp. SK012:
- a CDS encoding GDP-mannose 4,6-dehydratase — MRRVLITGTAGFIGFHLAKLLLAEGFRVHGFDGMTDYYDVRLKQRRHAMLLQSPNFSMTEGMLEDQALFDTMAGEFQPEIIVHLAGQAGVRYSLENPRAYLETNVIGTFNVMEAARRLEVEHLLMASTSSVYGANTEMPFHETDRTETQLTIYAATKKANESMGHAYAHLWNIPTTMFRFFTVYGTWGRPDLAYYKFVDAILDDRPIDIYNHGDMFRDFTYVDDLVRGIRLLIDVKPVRPEDGIVPEGDSLSPVAPYRVVNIGNSEKVRLLDFVDAIEQSLGKKAQRNYMPMQLGDVYATWANADLLQKLTGYKPQTDLRDGIDKFVTWYREYYDI, encoded by the coding sequence ATGCGCCGCGTCTTGATTACTGGAACCGCTGGTTTCATTGGTTTCCACCTTGCCAAGTTGCTTCTTGCCGAAGGGTTCCGCGTCCACGGTTTCGACGGAATGACCGATTACTATGACGTACGGCTCAAACAACGTCGTCATGCGATGCTATTGCAATCGCCGAATTTCTCAATGACCGAAGGCATGCTCGAAGATCAGGCGCTCTTTGATACGATGGCCGGTGAGTTCCAACCAGAAATCATCGTACACCTCGCGGGGCAAGCCGGTGTGCGCTACTCGCTCGAGAATCCACGCGCATATTTGGAAACAAACGTCATCGGTACATTCAATGTGATGGAAGCGGCGCGGCGGTTGGAGGTGGAGCATCTTTTGATGGCATCAACCTCGTCCGTTTACGGTGCCAATACAGAAATGCCGTTTCACGAGACCGACCGCACTGAAACTCAGCTGACGATCTATGCCGCGACCAAAAAAGCCAATGAAAGCATGGGGCATGCCTATGCGCATCTCTGGAACATTCCGACGACAATGTTCCGGTTTTTTACGGTCTATGGCACGTGGGGCCGTCCAGATCTGGCCTACTACAAATTTGTGGATGCGATTTTGGATGATCGCCCAATCGATATCTACAACCACGGCGACATGTTTCGCGACTTTACTTATGTTGACGATCTAGTCCGAGGCATCCGTTTGTTGATTGACGTCAAGCCTGTGCGCCCCGAAGACGGCATCGTGCCTGAAGGAGACAGCCTTTCACCCGTAGCACCTTACCGGGTGGTCAACATTGGCAATTCCGAAAAGGTCCGATTGTTAGATTTTGTAGACGCCATTGAACAAAGCCTCGGCAAAAAGGCGCAGCGCAATTACATGCCAATGCAGCTGGGCGATGTCTATGCCACTTGGGCGAATGCTGATTTGCTGCAAAAACTGACAGGGTACAAACCGCAAACCGACCTGAGGGACGGGATTGATAAGTTTGTTACTTGGTATCGTGAGTATTACGATATTTAA
- a CDS encoding pyridoxal phosphate-dependent aminotransferase, which translates to MKVKIHTLFEYLLETTDAAPEAIVGFSLAQSPTLGDFIDDLDPNQSLDWNNRDFRGLPELRDHVLRQAGLGGVCTAKDVLITAGAAEANYLAIMQLLQPGDQIVIETPGWPQAEVLAKAIGAEVVKITRREEDGWQLPLGQVRDAVTNKTRMIFITNPNNPTGDLLSTNALAELVTIASAKGAWLLVDEVYAGLEWDSQRAPSVAGMYERGITTGSVSKALGLQGLRTGWMICPDAELIRDAVILRENSSEIMNIMGEVIAEIALRPGRYASALADARDAGQRNLAQMNAWVREQDGLSWVAPRAGLIGLGRLPERIDSDEFARFLLAEPYRTFLLPGSAYDQPNHIRLGVGGGTAVNLQEGLDRLEKALSDWPGR; encoded by the coding sequence GTGAAAGTCAAGATACACACGTTGTTTGAATATTTGCTGGAGACCACAGATGCCGCGCCAGAGGCCATCGTGGGCTTCTCGCTTGCGCAGTCGCCGACGCTTGGCGATTTCATTGATGACCTTGACCCCAACCAGTCTCTGGATTGGAATAATCGTGATTTTCGGGGTCTGCCCGAATTGCGCGACCATGTGTTGCGCCAAGCCGGCCTTGGGGGAGTATGTACGGCCAAGGACGTGTTGATCACCGCAGGTGCCGCAGAAGCGAATTACCTCGCCATTATGCAGTTGCTACAACCGGGCGACCAGATCGTGATTGAAACGCCCGGCTGGCCCCAAGCGGAGGTGTTGGCTAAGGCAATTGGCGCTGAGGTGGTCAAGATTACTCGGCGCGAAGAAGACGGTTGGCAACTGCCGTTGGGTCAGGTGCGCGATGCCGTGACGAATAAAACACGTATGATTTTCATCACCAACCCCAACAATCCCACCGGCGATCTACTGAGCACAAACGCGTTGGCTGAACTGGTCACTATTGCCAGTGCCAAGGGTGCGTGGCTGCTGGTGGACGAGGTCTATGCCGGGCTTGAATGGGACAGCCAGCGCGCGCCGTCTGTGGCCGGTATGTACGAACGGGGGATCACAACAGGGTCCGTTAGCAAGGCGTTAGGATTGCAAGGTCTGCGCACGGGATGGATGATTTGCCCCGATGCTGAGTTGATCCGAGACGCCGTTATTTTGCGCGAAAATTCGAGCGAGATAATGAATATCATGGGCGAAGTTATCGCGGAGATCGCCTTGCGACCGGGTCGCTACGCCAGCGCTTTGGCGGATGCGCGGGACGCGGGGCAACGCAATCTTGCCCAGATGAATGCTTGGGTCAGGGAGCAAGACGGGCTCAGCTGGGTCGCTCCACGGGCTGGCCTCATTGGGTTGGGCCGATTGCCAGAAAGGATCGACAGTGATGAGTTTGCGCGCTTCCTGCTGGCTGAGCCATACCGGACATTCCTTCTGCCCGGCAGCGCGTATGACCAACCGAACCACATAAGGCTGGGCGTTGGTGGCGGGACGGCTGTGAACCTGCAAGAAGGGTTGGATCGTTTGGAGAAAGCCTTAAGCGATTGGCCAGGCCGATAG
- a CDS encoding MBL fold metallo-hydrolase — protein MSIEVALKGKPKRLAVLDYGLFQVHANNRVIGICGFVIQTDADETVLIDTGFPAKYAQDAEAATIEDDLGSLGRVLSVTTDNMAGPQLAKLGLAKSDVTLMIQSHTHIDHVGDMAGFPGVPILISAAERALPRPLYWSGKQTMDWPGADYALVDADMELGDGFKVLLCPGHAPGQLAFLIDLPKTGAVLLTSDAISRASEVDEKFAGSWNVPLAIHHGDRLMQLASERDALVIYGHSPEQWPTLRKAPNWFT, from the coding sequence ATGAGTATCGAAGTTGCGCTGAAGGGCAAACCAAAACGGCTTGCGGTGCTGGATTACGGACTGTTTCAAGTGCACGCGAACAACCGGGTTATCGGCATTTGTGGCTTTGTCATTCAAACCGATGCAGATGAAACGGTACTGATCGACACAGGATTTCCCGCAAAATACGCGCAGGATGCTGAAGCCGCGACCATTGAGGATGACCTTGGCAGTTTGGGCCGCGTCTTATCAGTTACAACTGATAATATGGCGGGCCCACAATTGGCAAAACTGGGGCTCGCGAAATCTGACGTCACTCTCATGATTCAAAGCCATACCCATATCGATCACGTTGGCGACATGGCGGGATTTCCGGGTGTTCCAATTCTGATTTCCGCAGCAGAGCGCGCCTTACCTCGGCCGCTTTATTGGTCAGGCAAACAGACGATGGATTGGCCAGGTGCTGACTACGCGTTGGTTGATGCTGACATGGAGTTGGGCGATGGGTTCAAAGTATTGCTCTGTCCAGGCCATGCGCCCGGGCAGTTGGCTTTCCTCATCGATTTGCCCAAGACAGGTGCCGTCCTGCTCACCTCAGATGCGATTAGTCGTGCCAGTGAGGTGGACGAGAAGTTTGCAGGATCTTGGAATGTTCCACTGGCGATCCACCACGGCGACCGCCTGATGCAACTGGCTTCCGAGCGCGATGCATTGGTCATCTATGGCCACAGCCCCGAGCAATGGCCGACGCTGCGCAAAGCACCGAATTGGTTTACCTGA
- a CDS encoding SDR family NAD(P)-dependent oxidoreductase: protein MKIAIVTGAAGGMGRAICARLIADGMHVVGLDIDAHGLAEMAQDGFEAATTDLMDAEAIKATFAQIATKHGGIDALVNNAGTCFMSEFPDIPADEFEQQMKLNFTGAFYCCQKAIKLMAGREGVRKIVNISSNGAYNFDVFDPPHYRASKAALDTLTKDLARRYAHEKIAVNSIAPAMTETPLFGVLSEEVLAKAIAQMPHGRAMQPAEIAAWVGFLISPAGDVSSGNVIILNQGRDVR, encoded by the coding sequence ATGAAGATAGCAATCGTAACAGGAGCCGCTGGCGGCATGGGGCGCGCGATTTGTGCGCGATTGATTGCAGACGGGATGCATGTGGTCGGGCTTGATATCGATGCGCACGGCTTGGCTGAAATGGCGCAGGACGGGTTCGAGGCGGCGACCACAGATTTAATGGATGCAGAGGCGATCAAGGCGACGTTTGCACAGATTGCAACAAAGCACGGCGGCATTGATGCATTGGTTAACAACGCCGGCACCTGCTTTATGTCTGAATTCCCCGATATTCCGGCAGATGAGTTCGAGCAGCAGATGAAGCTCAACTTTACCGGTGCGTTCTACTGCTGTCAGAAAGCGATTAAACTGATGGCCGGCCGTGAAGGCGTCCGCAAGATCGTCAATATTTCATCTAATGGGGCGTATAATTTCGATGTGTTTGACCCGCCGCATTACCGTGCTTCGAAGGCCGCCCTTGATACGCTGACCAAGGACCTAGCGCGGCGTTATGCGCATGAGAAAATTGCGGTAAATTCAATCGCGCCTGCCATGACGGAGACGCCGCTTTTTGGTGTCTTGAGTGAAGAAGTGTTGGCGAAGGCCATTGCTCAAATGCCGCATGGCCGCGCAATGCAACCAGCTGAGATAGCCGCTTGGGTTGGTTTTCTGATTTCGCCAGCAGGCGATGTATCAAGCGGGAATGTCATTATCCTCAACCAAGGGCGCGACGTCAGGTAA